In Tursiops truncatus isolate mTurTru1 chromosome 19, mTurTru1.mat.Y, whole genome shotgun sequence, a genomic segment contains:
- the EIF3K gene encoding eukaryotic translation initiation factor 3 subunit K isoform X3, translated as MAMFEQMRANVGKLLKGIDRYNPENLATLERYVETQAKENAYDLEANLAVLKLYQFNPAFFQTTVTAQILLKALTNLPHTDFTLCKCMIDQAHQEERPIRQILYLGDLLETCHFQAFWQALDENMDLLEGITGFEDSVRKFICHVVGITYQHIDRWLLAEMLGDLTGPGATAVNNTE; from the exons ATGGCGATGTTCGAGCAGATGAGAGCGAACGTGGGCAAGTTGCTTAAGGGGATCGACAG GTACAATCCTGAGAATCTGGCCACCCTGGAGCGCTATGTGGAGACACAAGCCAAGGAGAATGCCTATGATCTGGAAGCCAACCTGGCTGTCCTGAAGCT GTACCAGTTCAACCCAGCCTTCTTCCAGACCACAGTCACCGCCCAGATCCTGCTAAAGGCCCTCACCAACCTGCCCCACACCGACTTCACGCTGTGCAAGTGCATGATCGACCAGGCCCAT CAAGAAGAACGGCCCATCCGGCAGATTTTGTACCTCGGAGACTTGCTGGAGACATGCCACTTCCAGGCTTTCTGG CAAGCCCTGGATGAAAACATGGACCTCTTGGAAGGTATAACTGGCTTTGAAGACTCTGTCCGAAAAT TTATCTGCCATGTTGTGGGCATTACTTATCAGCACATTGATCGCTGGCTGCTGGCCGAGATGCTCGGGGATCTGACAG GccctggggccacagcagtgaacaacACAGAATGA
- the EIF3K gene encoding eukaryotic translation initiation factor 3 subunit K isoform X2 → MAMFEQMRANVGKLLKGIDRYNPENLATLERYVETQAKENAYDLEANLAVLKLYQFNPAFFQTTVTAQILLKALTNLPHTDFTLCKCMIDQAHQEERPIRQILYLGDLLETCHFQAFWQALDENMDLLEGITGFEDSVRKFICHVVGITYQHIDRWLLAEMLGDLTDSQLKVWMSKYGWSTDESGQIFICSQEESIKPKNIVEKIDFDSVSSIMASSQ, encoded by the exons ATGGCGATGTTCGAGCAGATGAGAGCGAACGTGGGCAAGTTGCTTAAGGGGATCGACAG GTACAATCCTGAGAATCTGGCCACCCTGGAGCGCTATGTGGAGACACAAGCCAAGGAGAATGCCTATGATCTGGAAGCCAACCTGGCTGTCCTGAAGCT GTACCAGTTCAACCCAGCCTTCTTCCAGACCACAGTCACCGCCCAGATCCTGCTAAAGGCCCTCACCAACCTGCCCCACACCGACTTCACGCTGTGCAAGTGCATGATCGACCAGGCCCAT CAAGAAGAACGGCCCATCCGGCAGATTTTGTACCTCGGAGACTTGCTGGAGACATGCCACTTCCAGGCTTTCTGG CAAGCCCTGGATGAAAACATGGACCTCTTGGAAGGTATAACTGGCTTTGAAGACTCTGTCCGAAAAT TTATCTGCCATGTTGTGGGCATTACTTATCAGCACATTGATCGCTGGCTGCTGGCCGAGATGCTCGGGGATCTGACAG ACAGCCAGCTAAAGGTGTGGATGAGCAAGTACGGCTGGAGCACCGATGAGTCGGGCCAGATCTTCATCTGTAGCCAGGAAGAGAGCATTAAGCCCAAGAATATCGTGGAGAAGATCGACTTTGACA GTGTGTCCAGCATCATGGCCTCTTCCCAGTAA
- the EIF3K gene encoding eukaryotic translation initiation factor 3 subunit K isoform X1 has protein sequence MAMFEQMRANVGKLLKGIDRYNPENLATLERYVETQAKENAYDLEANLAVLKLYQFNPAFFQTTVTAQILLKALTNLPHTDFTLCKCMIDQAHQEERPIRQILYLGDLLETCHFQAFWQALDENMDLLEGITGFEDSVRKFICHVVGITYQHIDRWLLAEMLGDLTDSQLKVWMSKYGWSTDESGQIFICSQEESIKPKNIVEKIDFDSEWWPEASGCRPEEVPFDRPGLGPQRTQVCPASWPLPSNFAGV, from the exons ATGGCGATGTTCGAGCAGATGAGAGCGAACGTGGGCAAGTTGCTTAAGGGGATCGACAG GTACAATCCTGAGAATCTGGCCACCCTGGAGCGCTATGTGGAGACACAAGCCAAGGAGAATGCCTATGATCTGGAAGCCAACCTGGCTGTCCTGAAGCT GTACCAGTTCAACCCAGCCTTCTTCCAGACCACAGTCACCGCCCAGATCCTGCTAAAGGCCCTCACCAACCTGCCCCACACCGACTTCACGCTGTGCAAGTGCATGATCGACCAGGCCCAT CAAGAAGAACGGCCCATCCGGCAGATTTTGTACCTCGGAGACTTGCTGGAGACATGCCACTTCCAGGCTTTCTGG CAAGCCCTGGATGAAAACATGGACCTCTTGGAAGGTATAACTGGCTTTGAAGACTCTGTCCGAAAAT TTATCTGCCATGTTGTGGGCATTACTTATCAGCACATTGATCGCTGGCTGCTGGCCGAGATGCTCGGGGATCTGACAG ACAGCCAGCTAAAGGTGTGGATGAGCAAGTACGGCTGGAGCACCGATGAGTCGGGCCAGATCTTCATCTGTAGCCAGGAAGAGAGCATTAAGCCCAAGAATATCGTGGAGAAGATCGACTTTGACAGTGAGTGGTGGCCTGAGGCCTCAGGCTGTAGGCCTGAGGAGGTGCCCTTTGACAGACCAGGGCTGGGGCCCCAAAGGACCCAG GTGTGTCCAGCATCATGGCCTCTTCCCAGTAACTTTGCAGGCGTTTAA